A single window of Sulfitobacter sp. JL08 DNA harbors:
- a CDS encoding class I SAM-dependent methyltransferase: MQDNQAQADYWSSESGLKWIAFETELDLAFSAVDEALIAWSAPQPGESVLDIGCGTGATTRTFASHVIPGGKICAVDISPPLLRHAQSQSDGATAETRYYLADAQTDQIPGAPFDLVISRFGSMFFADPVSAFGNIRQQMRPNGRLVLAAWAKVKGNPWFEVPKDGATEQLGSLDQSDPNAPGPLGFQNADRVVGILKDAGFQNVIGETIRAHLTHPGPVDRVAALASNIGPAARILKKYNGTAQDIDEITRYVISKFRDFEGEKGIRIPANLNFFSARNLDLS; the protein is encoded by the coding sequence ATGCAAGACAATCAGGCCCAAGCTGACTATTGGAGCTCCGAGAGCGGATTAAAATGGATCGCATTTGAGACCGAGCTCGATCTAGCGTTTAGCGCCGTCGACGAGGCGTTGATTGCATGGTCGGCTCCGCAACCGGGCGAAAGTGTTCTGGACATTGGCTGCGGAACAGGCGCTACGACGAGGACTTTTGCGTCGCATGTCATTCCGGGAGGAAAAATCTGCGCGGTCGATATCTCGCCTCCGTTACTACGGCATGCACAGAGCCAGTCTGACGGGGCAACCGCCGAGACGCGATACTACTTGGCTGACGCACAAACCGACCAAATCCCGGGAGCGCCCTTCGATCTCGTGATTTCAAGATTTGGCTCAATGTTCTTTGCCGATCCGGTATCAGCTTTCGGTAACATTCGACAGCAAATGAGGCCAAATGGACGTTTGGTTCTAGCTGCTTGGGCGAAGGTCAAAGGGAACCCTTGGTTTGAGGTGCCCAAAGACGGGGCTACCGAACAACTTGGGTCGTTGGATCAATCCGATCCCAACGCACCCGGGCCACTTGGATTTCAGAACGCAGATCGTGTCGTAGGAATCTTAAAAGACGCAGGGTTTCAAAATGTGATCGGCGAAACGATCCGGGCGCACTTAACCCATCCTGGCCCAGTTGATCGGGTCGCTGCGTTGGCTTCGAACATCGGTCCGGCCGCGAGAATTTTAAAAAAGTACAACGGAACCGCCCAAGACATCGACGAGATAACCCGCTACGTAATATCTAAGTTTCGAGACTTTGAGGGCGAGAAAGGCATTCGCATTCCAGCCAACCTGAACTTTTTTAGCGCCAGAAACTTGGATTTGTCATAG
- a CDS encoding LysR substrate-binding domain-containing protein, which produces MDWSKLPSLNSLRAFAAVADAGSYAGAAENLNVTQAAVSQQVKALESRLGIVLVDRVGRSIELTHSGVRLARDLDAGFDIISRGVERMNEEAALRPVQVTMPPAFAVEWFMPRVSEFQRANPEITLMLNPTSQIVELHPGGIDVAIRYRDLRRAKSDVEAVLRTDMVVIGAPSLVEARDLSDYKSLAELPWLQELGTNEAAEWFTFHGIFPKRPLAINHMPGNLIMPAVRRGDGITYTARAFFSEDISARRVVVLASETLFGVYHIETSPGRQRREVLTFIKWLRSKAEVITASA; this is translated from the coding sequence ATGGACTGGTCGAAACTCCCGTCGTTGAACAGCCTGCGCGCCTTCGCAGCCGTTGCAGATGCAGGCAGCTATGCAGGTGCCGCAGAAAACCTGAACGTCACGCAGGCCGCTGTGAGCCAGCAGGTCAAAGCGCTGGAAAGCCGGTTGGGCATTGTATTGGTCGACCGGGTCGGCCGCAGCATTGAACTGACGCATTCAGGGGTCCGATTGGCTCGGGACCTGGATGCAGGTTTCGATATTATCAGCCGCGGCGTGGAGCGAATGAATGAAGAAGCTGCACTCCGACCGGTGCAAGTGACGATGCCACCTGCCTTTGCCGTCGAGTGGTTCATGCCGAGGGTCAGTGAATTTCAGCGGGCGAATCCGGAAATCACTCTGATGCTCAATCCGACGTCACAGATCGTTGAACTCCACCCCGGTGGGATTGACGTCGCAATAAGGTATCGTGATCTACGACGCGCTAAATCGGATGTTGAGGCAGTACTCCGGACAGACATGGTTGTCATCGGTGCGCCCTCACTGGTCGAGGCGCGCGATCTTTCAGACTACAAATCCCTTGCGGAACTGCCATGGCTGCAAGAGCTGGGGACGAACGAGGCGGCAGAATGGTTCACCTTTCATGGCATCTTCCCAAAGCGGCCTTTAGCGATTAACCATATGCCGGGTAATCTTATCATGCCCGCCGTCCGACGCGGCGATGGCATCACCTACACCGCTCGCGCATTTTTTTCCGAGGATATCTCGGCCAGACGCGTAGTCGTACTGGCTTCTGAAACGCTCTTTGGGGTCTACCACATCGAAACATCGCCCGGGCGACAACGTCGCGAAGTGCTGACATTTATCAAGTGGCTCCGTTCGAAGGCCGAAGTGATTACAGCGTCGGCATGA
- a CDS encoding FAD-binding oxidoreductase, with amino-acid sequence MPEITRYTGGTIDLSALHIKELRDGLEGEILLPDDLGYDQARTVWNAAIDKRPALIARCANAADVVEIVRFARQHEILISVRCGGHNIAGKSVAENGLMIDLTPICQVQVDPLKKTAAVGGGAALGDLDRATQKYGLATTAGVVTHTGVGGLTLGGGVGRLARKFGLACDNLISVDLVTAEGEQVTASLENHPDLFWALRGGGGNFGIATSFRFRLHDIGNEVLFATATHRLDKAKEALRYFMEFATSAPREVTSQAAFAKMDDGTAVVILGSVHIAPLDAAEATLAPLINFGSPIATRLETRPYVDVQSDADVRFPYGQRYYWKTHLIDKLPEDGIDALIASYQAVPDNRSMIILQQFGGAVRDVRPQDTAFANRDAEFDFIPAAIWHEGEEPGPSVAWVRDTWEAMTPYSCGVYMNGLGDGDDERLSDAVGANEARLRRVKARYDPTNFFRLNTNIVPAD; translated from the coding sequence ATGCCAGAAATAACACGATACACCGGCGGCACGATTGACCTGAGTGCACTTCACATCAAAGAACTCAGGGATGGGCTGGAGGGCGAAATCTTATTGCCAGACGATCTCGGCTACGACCAGGCCCGCACCGTTTGGAACGCTGCGATTGATAAGCGCCCCGCACTCATTGCACGATGCGCGAATGCGGCAGATGTCGTCGAGATTGTTCGATTTGCTCGCCAACATGAAATTCTGATCTCGGTAAGGTGTGGGGGGCACAATATCGCGGGCAAATCGGTCGCCGAAAACGGTTTAATGATTGATCTGACACCCATTTGCCAAGTTCAGGTAGATCCCTTGAAGAAAACCGCTGCTGTTGGCGGGGGGGCGGCGCTCGGAGATCTCGACCGTGCAACTCAAAAATATGGTCTCGCGACTACGGCAGGTGTTGTGACGCATACAGGGGTTGGCGGCTTGACCCTTGGCGGCGGTGTTGGCCGGCTTGCCAGAAAGTTCGGTCTTGCTTGCGACAATCTGATCTCCGTTGATCTGGTGACGGCCGAAGGTGAGCAGGTAACAGCCAGCCTCGAGAACCACCCTGATCTGTTTTGGGCTTTGCGCGGTGGTGGTGGAAATTTCGGCATCGCGACATCGTTCAGGTTCCGCCTGCATGATATCGGAAATGAGGTTTTGTTCGCGACCGCCACGCATCGCCTCGACAAAGCCAAAGAGGCTCTCAGGTATTTCATGGAGTTTGCGACTTCAGCGCCAAGAGAAGTCACATCGCAGGCGGCTTTCGCGAAGATGGATGACGGAACTGCCGTCGTAATTCTGGGTTCCGTTCACATCGCTCCGCTAGACGCGGCCGAGGCCACCTTGGCGCCACTGATAAACTTCGGGTCACCGATCGCGACACGATTGGAGACCAGACCCTATGTCGACGTCCAGTCGGATGCCGATGTGCGGTTTCCTTATGGTCAGAGATATTATTGGAAAACTCATCTAATCGACAAACTACCGGAGGATGGCATCGATGCTTTAATCGCTAGCTACCAAGCCGTTCCCGATAACAGATCGATGATTATCCTGCAGCAGTTTGGTGGCGCGGTCCGGGATGTCCGGCCGCAGGACACTGCTTTTGCCAACAGGGATGCTGAGTTCGATTTTATTCCCGCGGCAATCTGGCACGAAGGCGAAGAGCCTGGACCATCGGTCGCCTGGGTGCGCGACACCTGGGAAGCCATGACGCCGTACTCCTGCGGCGTTTACATGAATGGGCTGGGTGACGGTGACGATGAGCGCCTCAGTGATGCCGTGGGCGCAAATGAGGCCCGTTTGCGTAGAGTCAAAGCCCGCTATGACCCAACCAATTTCTTCCGTTTGAATACTAACATTGTTCCAGCAGATTAG
- a CDS encoding DUF1059 domain-containing protein produces MSEAYTYACRDCEGMETCPGEVTAGSKDEVWKLMELHAVIAHNEDPSSWDEETRAYLSTLIRAK; encoded by the coding sequence ATGAGCGAAGCCTACACATACGCGTGCCGCGATTGCGAGGGCATGGAAACCTGCCCCGGCGAAGTCACCGCTGGTTCAAAAGATGAAGTCTGGAAGCTGATGGAACTTCACGCCGTCATTGCACATAATGAAGACCCTAGTTCATGGGACGAGGAAACGCGTGCGTATCTGAGCACGTTAATTAGGGCCAAATGA
- a CDS encoding GFA family protein has product MEKLKGGCYCRTVRYEITGRPEWSAHCHCRSCQLALGGAFVTWAKVAARNFEVTSGTIKTIEKTPGVCRGFCGDCGTTLTYAAEGEVDGQDWSSDAWFAAATLDDPSVAEPKSHVFVSHQQPWIKLADGLPTFEKF; this is encoded by the coding sequence ATGGAAAAGCTAAAAGGTGGATGCTATTGTCGCACCGTAAGATACGAGATTACCGGTCGGCCAGAATGGTCGGCGCATTGTCATTGCCGGTCCTGCCAGTTGGCGCTTGGCGGCGCGTTCGTGACTTGGGCAAAGGTGGCTGCGCGGAACTTCGAAGTCACCAGTGGCACCATCAAAACGATCGAGAAGACCCCCGGTGTGTGCCGAGGCTTTTGTGGTGATTGCGGGACCACGCTGACCTATGCCGCAGAGGGTGAGGTCGACGGTCAGGATTGGAGTTCTGACGCTTGGTTTGCCGCCGCCACCCTTGATGACCCATCGGTGGCTGAACCGAAGTCGCACGTCTTTGTCTCGCACCAGCAGCCGTGGATCAAGCTCGCTGACGGGTTGCCGACCTTCGAAAAGTTTTGA
- a CDS encoding helix-turn-helix transcriptional regulator — protein MVGLQEGLVQCIGERSVKSALSAEDLPGFAFETTRAYIPQLAQIRFFERTARDAGVENLGFVLGQSASVRQYGVFGDYVTSTPTFSDALHLTSDMMSYHSSLDRLSVQHERDILQLTYHSAFRNVEVYPHYAMLAVSVLLTIANPFFGQALRRKITFNFPKPRHTGPYEEFFGCPVAFDRPELAVFFDDEAGQQALRKKPEKIPTLGDVVRDAMGPAPTNLVGSVRAILQANISGTNSIDTVARQLDYSERSLRRRLDEVGTSFRELAQKARVDRATELLLGSHLDVSEISQLVGYSDPSHFGRAFRQLTGLTPSAARRASTPNFVAGNG, from the coding sequence ATGGTTGGTCTTCAAGAAGGTCTGGTCCAATGTATTGGGGAACGATCCGTTAAGTCCGCCCTATCAGCGGAAGACCTTCCGGGCTTCGCGTTCGAGACAACACGCGCTTACATCCCCCAGTTAGCCCAAATCCGTTTCTTCGAGCGTACAGCTAGAGACGCGGGCGTCGAAAACTTGGGATTTGTGCTTGGTCAAAGTGCCAGTGTTCGTCAATACGGTGTCTTTGGCGACTACGTTACTTCAACGCCAACATTCAGCGATGCGCTGCACTTAACAAGCGATATGATGAGCTATCATTCCTCACTCGACCGATTGTCAGTGCAACATGAACGGGACATATTGCAGCTCACCTACCATTCGGCATTCCGGAATGTAGAAGTATATCCGCACTATGCGATGCTGGCCGTTTCCGTATTGTTGACTATCGCCAATCCTTTTTTCGGGCAAGCGTTACGACGCAAAATTACATTCAACTTTCCGAAACCAAGACACACAGGGCCATATGAAGAGTTTTTTGGCTGTCCGGTCGCATTTGACCGACCCGAGTTGGCAGTTTTTTTCGACGACGAAGCAGGGCAACAGGCACTGCGCAAAAAGCCAGAAAAAATACCAACACTGGGCGATGTTGTAAGAGATGCAATGGGGCCGGCACCTACCAATCTGGTTGGATCAGTCAGGGCGATCCTTCAAGCCAACATTTCGGGGACAAATTCCATCGACACGGTGGCGCGACAGCTAGACTATTCAGAACGGTCGCTGCGCCGTCGACTTGATGAGGTCGGAACGAGTTTTCGGGAACTCGCACAAAAGGCACGTGTTGATCGGGCCACCGAACTTTTGTTGGGAAGTCATCTCGATGTCTCGGAAATTTCTCAACTGGTCGGCTACTCGGACCCTTCCCATTTTGGGCGCGCCTTCCGTCAGTTGACCGGTCTTACACCCTCAGCTGCACGCCGAGCCAGCACTCCGAATTTTGTGGCCGGAAATGGCTAA
- a CDS encoding DUF1214 domain-containing protein, with protein sequence MIFKHRFLAATALSCAVLAQPVLADKVPVTVDNFTRAETHEIMKSYVDQVGVGKLLHIRTPTPLDEQNVIRMNRDTLYSMVVIDMTEPVSIVKPNSDRFQSMLLINEDHSMLPAIHDDGTFTLGQELVRTRYMVAIFRTFANPDDPADVAEANALQDQIQIIQEDSGSFEIPEWDIEGLARVRDAINVLALTRTDTTPYFGQKALLNPLYHLLGTAAGWGGNPPEGAMYAIDYVDQNDGTMPYTVTVKDVPVHGFWSITVYNKDGFMEPNDLGVNSYNNVTAKPNDDESYTINFGGCDDGRINCLPIVDGWNYAIRMYQPMDEIITGEWTFPDFEPAG encoded by the coding sequence ATGATTTTCAAGCATCGATTTCTGGCGGCCACCGCACTTAGCTGTGCTGTGTTGGCCCAACCTGTTCTAGCAGACAAAGTGCCTGTAACGGTCGACAATTTTACTCGGGCCGAAACGCACGAGATCATGAAGTCTTATGTGGATCAGGTCGGCGTCGGAAAACTGCTCCATATTCGCACACCCACACCACTGGATGAGCAAAATGTCATTCGAATGAACAGGGACACGCTGTATTCGATGGTCGTTATCGACATGACTGAACCAGTTTCGATCGTCAAACCGAACAGCGACCGGTTTCAATCCATGCTGTTGATCAACGAAGATCACTCCATGTTGCCTGCTATCCATGATGACGGAACCTTTACCCTAGGTCAGGAACTGGTCAGAACGCGTTACATGGTCGCAATTTTCCGCACTTTTGCTAATCCAGACGACCCGGCTGATGTTGCAGAGGCAAATGCGCTGCAGGATCAAATCCAGATCATTCAGGAAGATTCCGGCAGCTTTGAAATTCCAGAGTGGGATATTGAAGGCCTTGCACGCGTTCGCGACGCCATCAATGTACTCGCGCTGACACGGACCGACACGACACCGTATTTTGGTCAAAAGGCGTTGCTCAACCCGCTGTACCATCTTTTAGGGACTGCGGCGGGCTGGGGAGGCAACCCTCCCGAAGGGGCGATGTACGCCATCGATTATGTTGACCAAAATGATGGCACAATGCCATACACCGTTACGGTAAAAGACGTTCCCGTTCACGGTTTCTGGTCCATTACAGTCTACAACAAAGACGGTTTCATGGAACCGAACGACTTGGGCGTGAATTCCTACAACAATGTCACAGCCAAACCGAATGATGATGAAAGTTATACAATCAACTTTGGTGGTTGCGACGATGGCCGGATTAACTGCCTGCCAATCGTAGATGGCTGGAACTATGCAATCCGTATGTATCAGCCGATGGACGAGATCATAACTGGCGAATGGACGTTCCCGGATTTCGAGCCAGCCGGATAA
- a CDS encoding IS30 family transposase, producing MKYRRRIFFTDKQKSEIWDRWQRGESMSSIGRLFERESSSIYPLLARTGGIRPPDRVRSRLALTLSDREEISRGLRAQVSLRSIAQTLKRPASTISREVRRNGGAKLYRAAVSDAAAWDRAHRPKLCKLAGNDYLCRAISAKLTRKWSPQQIAGWLMREHPDEDNKRVSHETIYRSLFIQTRGVLKKELLAHLRATRSIRRSRHATLKRSGLGKFNDAISIRDRPADVEDRAVPGHWEGDLIAGSGNSFIATLVKRHTRFVMLAKVSNKDSHSVIQALIKQSRKLPKELYRSLTWDRGTEMAGHKAFTLATDIDVFLCEPHSPWQRGTNENTNRLLRQYFPKGTDLSIHSQAKLSAVARQLNERPRKTLNYETPAERFNACVASTR from the coding sequence ATGAAGTATCGTCGCCGGATATTTTTCACAGATAAACAGAAGTCAGAGATATGGGATCGATGGCAACGCGGCGAGTCGATGAGTTCGATCGGACGTTTGTTTGAACGCGAGTCATCGTCGATCTATCCGCTGCTTGCGCGCACTGGCGGCATTCGCCCGCCGGACCGTGTGAGGTCTCGGCTCGCTCTGACGCTTTCCGACCGCGAAGAGATATCCAGAGGCTTGCGAGCGCAGGTCTCGCTGCGTTCAATTGCTCAAACATTGAAGCGACCGGCATCCACAATCAGTCGCGAGGTCAGGCGCAATGGCGGCGCCAAACTTTATCGAGCAGCGGTGTCTGATGCAGCTGCTTGGGACCGCGCCCATCGCCCAAAGCTCTGCAAGTTGGCGGGCAATGACTATCTGTGCCGCGCAATATCGGCCAAGCTGACGCGCAAATGGTCTCCACAACAAATCGCAGGCTGGTTGATGCGTGAACATCCCGATGAAGACAACAAGCGGGTCTCCCATGAGACGATCTACCGAAGCCTTTTTATCCAGACAAGAGGCGTACTTAAGAAAGAATTATTGGCGCATCTGCGGGCGACACGATCCATACGCCGATCCCGCCATGCCACCTTGAAGCGCAGCGGCCTGGGTAAGTTCAACGACGCAATATCGATCCGTGACAGACCTGCGGACGTTGAGGATCGAGCAGTGCCGGGCCATTGGGAAGGAGACTTGATTGCAGGGTCTGGCAACAGCTTCATCGCGACATTGGTCAAACGTCACACCCGCTTTGTGATGCTGGCCAAGGTGAGCAACAAGGACAGCCACAGTGTCATTCAGGCATTGATCAAACAGTCTCGCAAGTTGCCAAAAGAGCTGTACCGCTCGCTGACCTGGGACCGCGGAACGGAGATGGCTGGACACAAGGCCTTCACCCTGGCCACGGATATTGACGTCTTTCTGTGCGAGCCACATTCGCCATGGCAACGCGGCACAAACGAAAATACCAACCGTCTGCTGCGACAGTACTTCCCAAAGGGCACAGATTTGTCGATACATAGTCAGGCGAAGCTCAGCGCCGTCGCCAGACAACTCAACGAACGACCTCGAAAGACGCTCAACTACGAAACACCAGCCGAGCGTTTCAATGCATGTGTTGCGTCGACCCGTTGA
- a CDS encoding IS30 family transposase, whose translation MKYRRRIFFTDKQKSEIWDRWQRGESMSSIGRLFERESSSIYPLLARTGGIRPPDRVRSRLALTLSDREEISRGLRAQVSLRSIAQTLKRPASTISREVRRNGGAKLYRAAVSDAAAWDRAHRPKLCKLAGNDYLCRAISAKLTRKWSPQQIAGWLMREHPDEDNKRVSHETIYRSLFIQTRGVLKKELLAHLRATRSIRRSRHATLKRSGLGKFNDAISIRDRPADVEDRAVPGHWEGDLIAGSGNSFIATLVERHTRFVMLAKVSNKDSHSVIQALIKQSRKLPKELYRSLTWDRGTEMAGHKAFTLATDIDVFLCEPHSPWQRGTNENTNRLLRQYFPKGTDLSIHSQAKLSAVARQLNERPRKTLNYETPAERFNACVASTR comes from the coding sequence ATGAAGTATCGTCGCCGGATATTTTTCACAGATAAACAGAAGTCAGAGATATGGGATCGATGGCAACGCGGCGAGTCGATGAGTTCGATCGGACGTTTGTTTGAACGCGAGTCATCGTCGATCTATCCGCTGCTTGCGCGCACTGGCGGCATTCGCCCGCCGGACCGTGTGAGGTCTCGGCTCGCTCTGACGCTTTCCGACCGCGAAGAGATATCCAGAGGCTTGCGAGCGCAGGTCTCGCTGCGTTCAATTGCTCAAACATTGAAGCGACCGGCATCCACAATCAGTCGCGAGGTCAGGCGCAATGGCGGCGCCAAACTTTATCGAGCAGCGGTGTCTGATGCAGCTGCTTGGGACCGCGCCCATCGCCCAAAGCTCTGCAAGTTGGCGGGCAATGACTATCTGTGCCGCGCAATATCGGCCAAGCTGACGCGCAAATGGTCTCCACAACAAATCGCAGGCTGGTTGATGCGTGAACATCCCGATGAAGACAACAAGCGGGTCTCCCATGAGACGATCTACCGAAGCCTTTTTATCCAGACAAGAGGCGTACTTAAGAAAGAATTATTGGCGCATCTGCGGGCGACACGATCCATACGCCGATCCCGCCATGCCACCTTGAAGCGCAGCGGCCTGGGTAAGTTCAACGACGCAATATCGATCCGTGACAGACCTGCGGACGTTGAGGATCGAGCAGTGCCGGGCCATTGGGAAGGAGACTTGATTGCAGGGTCTGGCAACAGCTTCATCGCGACATTGGTCGAACGTCACACCCGCTTTGTGATGCTGGCCAAGGTGAGCAACAAGGACAGCCACAGTGTCATTCAGGCATTGATCAAACAGTCTCGCAAGTTGCCAAAAGAGCTGTACCGCTCGCTGACCTGGGACCGCGGAACGGAGATGGCTGGACACAAGGCCTTCACCCTGGCCACGGATATTGACGTCTTTCTGTGCGAGCCACATTCGCCATGGCAACGCGGCACAAACGAAAATACCAACCGTCTGCTGCGACAGTACTTCCCAAAGGGCACAGATTTGTCGATACATAGTCAGGCGAAGCTCAGCGCCGTCGCCAGACAACTCAACGAACGACCTCGAAAGACGCTCAACTACGAAACACCAGCCGAGCGTTTCAATGCATGTGTTGCGTCGACCCGTTGA
- a CDS encoding outer membrane beta-barrel protein, which yields MGFIGFKVQKVQNSLKAIERVDTVMRSQNIFLCPIYIILSVASFNSSSMAQETVDTPAAENSVKVDAGLTLSEEFTDNVFQTANDKKSDFVTVFAPWIELSLLSRDYELSFGADAEIGRYATYSSENYEDYGLYADGRFRLGDSLFAFGGLDYAREHEERSSPDSVNGLEPTKYHETSGYFGIGGQLNGNSFRLGVNARDLDFDDTPAAGGTTINSSDRDRQELEFGGRLGVAQITNGEVFVQGIFDQVEYDDKTDSQGYQRSSKGGQAALGYKGQWGDLAGELSFGVLTQNFDDPRFDTVTVPDFDVDLTWRPSRTTQISFVIERSLEETTITGASSYVSTSAGSRLRYRVAQNLSLAGYLFLTENDFKGIDRTDIYAEAGLGLRYYLDPRFYLDADYAFQQRLSDIAGEDFDEHRFFLTFGYDLEPNFETRPEDRARITSSEFYAGTQFGYGVLQSKVDGPRGAGGNLTADFGDQGPVAGLLGGYRTTVNGLVLGVEADIEFGDMEWVHDADRDFSVKTGNTYGVSGIVGLKTVASNFLYGRFGVFASEFESKYQRGGNSTSIDDRVTGFSFGLGTEVPLGRGLSGRIEYQIRSFSDYDIGAPLGANDDNFANLQSAVRFGVIYTFGAQETPAPYVAPTDFSGFYAAATLGHSTLQSDNSGPRPTSAAPSFFLNATRSGQGFSGGALAGYGWQYGAVYLGAEAELEVSSAGWNVERSPTGRIYSAEKVGSVAGLLRVGYIVNDSVLIYGRTGLVRAKFETDYSYSGTTINQSDKLDGALIGLGVEYSVGPRTHLRMEYNYTDYDDYEVDYGTGVDIFDSKESRFQVALAYKF from the coding sequence TTGGGTTTTATTGGCTTTAAAGTTCAAAAAGTTCAAAACTCCCTTAAAGCTATCGAGCGGGTTGATACGGTTATGCGTTCACAGAACATATTTCTTTGTCCAATTTACATTATTCTAAGCGTTGCTTCGTTCAATTCGTCTTCAATGGCGCAAGAAACCGTGGACACACCGGCAGCAGAAAATAGTGTAAAGGTGGATGCAGGCCTAACGCTTTCGGAAGAATTCACCGACAATGTTTTTCAGACCGCTAACGATAAGAAAAGTGACTTCGTCACGGTCTTTGCTCCCTGGATCGAGCTTTCGCTTCTATCCAGGGACTATGAACTTAGCTTTGGAGCTGACGCAGAAATTGGAAGATACGCCACTTATTCCAGCGAAAACTACGAAGACTATGGGTTATACGCAGATGGCCGTTTCAGGTTGGGCGATAGCCTGTTCGCTTTCGGAGGGCTGGACTATGCCCGGGAGCATGAAGAACGTAGTTCACCGGACAGCGTAAACGGGCTTGAACCTACAAAGTATCATGAAACGAGCGGTTATTTCGGAATCGGCGGGCAATTAAATGGTAACTCTTTCCGTCTGGGGGTGAATGCGCGCGATCTGGATTTTGATGACACGCCCGCTGCTGGCGGTACAACCATCAATAGCAGTGACCGTGATCGGCAAGAGCTGGAATTTGGTGGCAGGCTTGGCGTGGCGCAAATCACAAATGGCGAAGTTTTCGTGCAAGGAATTTTTGACCAGGTTGAGTATGATGACAAGACAGACAGTCAGGGCTATCAACGCAGCTCTAAGGGGGGGCAGGCTGCTCTTGGCTACAAGGGTCAATGGGGCGATCTTGCCGGAGAGCTGTCGTTCGGGGTCCTGACGCAGAACTTTGACGATCCGCGGTTTGACACGGTTACCGTGCCCGATTTTGATGTAGATTTGACCTGGCGACCCAGTCGCACAACCCAAATATCCTTCGTGATCGAACGGTCCCTGGAAGAAACCACTATTACGGGCGCATCGAGCTATGTCTCGACATCAGCCGGCTCCCGTTTGCGGTATCGCGTGGCGCAGAATCTGTCTTTGGCGGGCTATCTCTTTCTGACCGAGAATGACTTTAAGGGTATTGATCGAACCGATATTTATGCAGAAGCTGGCTTGGGTCTGCGCTATTATCTGGATCCCAGATTTTATCTGGATGCAGATTACGCATTCCAGCAACGCTTGTCGGATATTGCTGGCGAGGATTTCGACGAGCACCGCTTCTTTTTGACCTTTGGTTATGATCTAGAGCCGAACTTCGAGACGCGACCTGAAGATCGGGCGAGAATAACCAGCTCTGAATTCTATGCCGGTACTCAATTTGGCTATGGCGTTTTGCAAAGCAAAGTCGACGGTCCAAGGGGTGCTGGCGGCAATCTGACGGCGGATTTCGGCGATCAGGGGCCGGTTGCCGGACTTTTAGGTGGATATCGAACCACGGTGAACGGGTTGGTTCTGGGGGTCGAGGCAGATATCGAATTTGGCGACATGGAGTGGGTTCATGACGCAGATCGTGATTTTTCGGTCAAGACGGGCAATACGTACGGAGTGAGCGGGATCGTCGGGTTGAAGACAGTTGCCAGCAATTTTCTATATGGTCGCTTTGGCGTCTTTGCTTCAGAGTTTGAAAGCAAATATCAGAGAGGCGGTAATTCTACATCAATTGATGATAGGGTAACCGGCTTCTCATTTGGACTTGGAACAGAGGTACCCTTGGGGCGCGGCCTGTCAGGGCGGATCGAATATCAGATCAGGTCTTTCTCTGATTATGACATTGGCGCACCTTTGGGAGCAAATGACGACAACTTCGCGAATTTGCAAAGTGCCGTACGCTTTGGAGTAATCTACACATTCGGCGCGCAAGAAACTCCTGCTCCGTATGTGGCTCCAACAGACTTCTCTGGATTTTACGCCGCTGCTACACTGGGCCACAGTACCTTGCAAAGCGACAATTCGGGACCAAGACCCACAAGCGCTGCCCCTTCTTTCTTTCTAAATGCGACGCGTTCAGGACAAGGGTTTAGCGGGGGCGCTCTGGCGGGTTATGGTTGGCAGTACGGAGCGGTGTACCTAGGCGCAGAAGCTGAATTGGAAGTATCCTCTGCGGGATGGAACGTAGAACGCAGTCCAACCGGGCGCATCTACTCGGCCGAGAAAGTTGGTTCAGTGGCTGGACTGCTGCGTGTTGGCTATATCGTTAATGATTCTGTTCTGATTTATGGTCGCACGGGGTTGGTCCGTGCAAAATTCGAAACCGATTACAGCTATTCAGGTACGACTATAAACCAAAGCGATAAACTGGATGGTGCTCTGATAGGATTGGGTGTTGAGTATTCTGTTGGTCCTCGAACGCATTTGCGGATGGAATACAACTACACTGACTATGACGACTATGAAGTGGACTACGGCACAGGAGTTGACATTTTTGATTCAAAGGAAAGCCGGTTTCAGGTTGCCCTAGCCTATAAGTTCTAA